In Rhinoderma darwinii isolate aRhiDar2 chromosome 9, aRhiDar2.hap1, whole genome shotgun sequence, the following are encoded in one genomic region:
- the CDH5 gene encoding cadherin-5 has translation MKLRLLHVLVITDIFCHMVLCTANSAHQEGQHIETNRRVKRAWVWNQITTLEEQTSIPYLIGTLYSTKLRKGSQYILEGEYADTLFKVKENTGDIYGYEKLDREKKAQYNLTALLVDMTTLKTLEPPEMFSIRLIDINDNAPIFTQKLYNVSVPEMSSTDVSVTTVTAVDPDDPTVAGHAKVTYKILQGYEHFKINEFTGQISTLRSDLDREKKANYEIIVQAKDSPGLSGGFSSSATVTIHLSDINDNFPIFTHKLYTFNVNEDLRVGDVVGKITVEDIDEPQNRIAKYTFMKSIFEQWFKIKSNEQTNEGIIYLTKPLNYESKNQFKMTIAVSDPLIDLQVAKQKMLNNSTEVIVNVLDVDEPPEFSKPFYLFKVKEDVKLKNIDYVSATDPDFAKRAVRYSAKTSKDDPIRVTNTGSVYVEKSLDRETNAWHNLTITAEEIDSPTKKASSVNVYIQVLDVNDNAPEFAEPYAPRVCENTASDLAILKISATDKDEMVPGMKFTYYSAEKENNFTVVDNHDNTANIIVKNGDFNRDVTKFYYLPIVISDNGVPSLSSTNTLTITVCKCNEEGEFTFCEEALKLAAVSASTIIIILCSLALILLCVLAAFLILRRMHNNGPLILVKNPAEIHEQLVTYDEEGGGEMDTNGYDVSVLNSVRRNMIRSKPDMEAYPNLYAQVQKPARNGDMFSVIEAKKDDADNDGEGLPYDTLHIFGYEGSESIVESLSSLESGSSDSEIDYDVLNEWGPRFKMLADLYGLEHLEDFPY, from the exons ATGAAGCTGCGTTTGCTTCATGTGCTGGTTATCACCGACATCTTTTGTCATATGGTCCTGTGTACTGCAAACAGTGCACACCAAGAAGGTCAACACATCGAGACCAACCGACGTGTGAAGAGGGCCTGGGTGTGGAATCAGATAACTACTCTTGAAGAACAAACAAGTATTCCATATTTGATAGGAACG CTTTACTCCACTAAGCTACGCAAAGGTTCACAGTACATACTTGAAGGAGAGTATGCTGACACCCTCTTCAAAGTAAAAGAGAACACAGGAGACATCTACGGCTATGAGAAGCTGGATCGTGAGAAGAAGGCACAGTACAACCTGACGGCTCTGCTTGTAGACATGACCACTCTGAAAACATTGGAGCCTCCTGAGATGTTTTCAATTAGACTCATTGATATAAATGACAATGCTCCCATTTTTACACAAAAGttgtacaatgtatcagtcccaGAGATGTCTTCAACAG ATGTCTCGGTGACCACAGTTACTGCAGTAGATCCAGATGATCCCACGGTGGCAGGACATGCCAAAGTAACATACAAAATACTTCAAGGGTATGAACATTTCAAAATCAATGAATTCACAG GACAAATTTCTACATTGCGTTCCGACTTAGACAGAGAGAAAAAAGCCAATTATGAAATCATTGTGCAAGCCAAGGATTCTCCAGGACTGAGTGGAGGATTTTCAAGTTCAGCTACAGTTACCATCCATTTGAGTGATATCAATGACAACTTTCCAATTTTCACACACA AACTTTACACATTCAATGTTAACGAGGATTTGAGAGTTGGAGACGTGGTTGGAAAGATCACGGTAGAAGATATAGACGAACCACAGAACAGAATTGCCAAGTACACTTTCATGAAAAGTATATTTGAGCAATGGTTTAAGATAAAAAGCAACGAACAGACCAATGAAGGAATAATATATCTGACCAAG CCGTTGAACTACGAGAGTAAGAATCAATTCAAAATGACCATCGCCGTTTCCGACCCGTTAATCGATTTACAAGTAGCGAAACAGAAAATGCTAAACAACAGCACAGAGGTTATTGTAAATGTCTTAGATGTGGATGAGCCCCCTGAATTCAGCAAGCCGTTCTACCTGTTCAAGGTTAAAGAAGACGTCAAACTAAAAAATATTGACTATGTCTCGGCTACAGACCCTGATTTTGCCAAAAGAGCTGTGCG ATATTCTGCCAAAACTAGCAAAGATGACCCTATCAGAGTGACAAACACTGGGAGCGTTTATGTTGAGAAGTCACTTGATAGAGAAACCAACGCTTGGCACAACCTAACCATAACAGCTGAGGAAATTG ACTCTCCGACTAAGAAAGCGTCATCAGTCAACGTTTACATACAGGTGCTGGACGTCAACGACAATGCCCCAGAGTTTGCCGAACCCTATGCTCCAAGAGTGTGTGAAAATACAGCCTCTGACCTT GCAATCTTAAAGATCTCAGCAACGGATAAGGATGAAATGGTCCCAGGGATGAAGTTTACATATTACTCAGCggaaaaagaaaacaattttACAGTGGTGGATAATCACG ATAATACAGCAAACATCATAGTAAAGAATGGAGACTTTAATCGTGATGTGACTAAGTTCTACTACCTACCAATTGTGATCTCTGACAATGGAGTCCCATCTCTGAGCAGCACCAATACTCTGACCATCACTGTCTGCAAGTGTAATGAAGAAGGGGAATTCACATTCTGTGAGGAGGCTCTAAAGCTTGCGGCAGTATCGGCttcaaccatcatcatcatcttatGCAGTCTGGCCCTAATCCTTTTGTGTG TTCTTGCAGCATTTCTGATACTGAGGAGAATGCACAATAATGGCCCCTTGATATTAGTCAAGAACCCTGCAGAAATCCATGAGCAGTTGGTGACCTATGACGAGGAAGGTGGAGGAGAAATGGACACCAACGGATATGATGTATCAGTGCTCAACTCTGTGCGTAGAAACATGATTAGGTCAAAGCCTGACATGGAGGCCTATCCCAATCTATACGCCCAGGTCCAGAAACCAGCCAGAAATGGAGACATGTTCTCCGTGATTGAAGCAAAGAAAGATGATGCCGACAACGATGGAGAAGGCCTTCCCTATGACACTCTTCACATTTTTGGCTACGAAGGCTCAGAATCGATTGTGGAATCTCTCAGTTCCTTGGAATCTGGGTCATCGGATTCTGAAATTGACTATGATGTGTTGAATGAATGGGGTCCCAGATTTAAGATGCTGGCTGACTTGTATGGTCTAGAACACCTGGAAGATTTTCCTTATTAA